In Bactrocera neohumeralis isolate Rockhampton chromosome 5, APGP_CSIRO_Bneo_wtdbg2-racon-allhic-juicebox.fasta_v2, whole genome shotgun sequence, the genomic window ATCCCAAACGGTCTTCTGAATATCCCAATTTAGAAGATATCCCTTTTGAAAACACAGTATAAAAAATAGTCCGGAAGCATCCCGGCATTCGTCAATTTGGCTACCAATAAATGCACGCCTTCGTTCCGCTTTTGCCTTCATAATACAGTTGGGCACTACAGACGGATCATCTTGCGTTGATAAACCTATTTTAGCAGTATATGCACCATTATCCAACACAACGGCATCCATTTTTATATATCCAAATcggttaaataaattatatcgcTATTCAGAAGAActaaattcatatacatatacaaaagacAACAAACGAATAAACAACGAGCTTTTGACAATTAACTTTGACAGTTAAGTGTATAAATGTCATTTcagaacaataacaaaattttttgacgtTAACTTCAGTAGTTGTCAAATTTTCGCAGTGGTAAaggaaaattttatgtaataataaaaatcttatttatttgCCACATTAAATATGTCCTTTGTGCGtcaaattttagcaaaaactcCTCAGGGAGTTAATTGGtacgtaaatattttaaaagaaaaaaatcagtgCAACAGTTATGTCGCTTACAGGGCAAAAACAGTCAGCCATGGTAGTCGCTGCATGTCATCCGTGGGTTCACGCGATGCCCCACCAATCGATGTGTCTCAAGTAATCGCACAACCTGAGGAATTGGAGAGGAAACGGAAACTTAGCGGAGCTATCACAGTGCCCACAAAAGTCGATCTTAGCCCTATAAGTGGAGTGCCAGAGGAACATGTGAAAACACGTCGTGTATGCATTCACTTGCCACCCAAAAATGCTATGCAAAGTGGTACTGATAATTTGAACCATTGGGTGATTGAGTTCGACAACCGCGAACGATGGGAAAATCCATTAATGGGCTGGACCTCAACGTACGTAAAACTACTTACATGTATTatagataaatacatataaatattcatatttgttgTAGCGGCGATCCATTATCGAATATGGAAGTAACATTTGGTTCCAAGGAAGAAGCAATTGAACACTGTGAACGCAATGGTTGGCGTTGGTTTATTGACGCTGAGGAAAAACCAAAAGTAGAACGTGTTAAAAATTATGGCTTGAATTTCCACTGGAATAGGCGTACTCGCACATCGACAAAATGAGCACTTGATGGAGAATAAATGCCGAAAAGTTTTCTTGCAGTTTTTAATATCATTAAAGGATTTCTAAGGCACATAATGAAAAATACAGCAAATGCTTTAACTCAACAGTCAATTtagttttaatgtacatatgtacatataaaaattataaatttttcataccTTATAATTTCCATACTATTCCCTTTGTCGATAATGTAGTTTATTTCTATTTGTATTGCTTCGATGAAGCGGGCTGCGACTTCTACTGTGCcgtttatgtatttttcttccACTCGGGCTTCTGCTTCTGTTTTGATGTTTTCTGCTTTTACTGCTGCTAAGATCTCTTCGAGATTTCTTACTCCTGTGATGATCGCTCCTACTACGGCTTCTATATCTAATTTTCTTATGACTTTGGCGTTCATAGCTTTTGCTTCTACTTCTGCTTCGGTGTTTATTGCGAATTATTACAGGTGTGTGAATTCTACCACCGCTATCGCGTACGGGTTTACCATCTCTATCACTTCTCggcttatatttttcatttataattaacTGGTTCATACGCTTCTCTGACTCCTTGTCTTTGAGATATTGCTGTAAAGACTGCATTTGAAGATCTACAACAGCGCGAACTTCTTCAATATGTGTTGGCTTACTTCGCCGATACCGACGACGTTTTTTGGTCTCTCGTTTCTTTTGTGCCACAATTTCGGCGAATGTCAAAGAACCCTCACCTAGGGATCTTATAATAaaggtttatttttattagaattgtGTGACTTAACCTCTTGAAAATTGACATGCACTTACTGCACCGTTATTTCTGGCTCTGTGTATTTCTTGGTGTTTGCTATAATATGTTCGTATAGAGATAGTTTTTCCGTCCGTGAAAAATTTACTTGCAAGTCTGAAAATCTTTTAGGAACATCTCTGTCTGGAACGCCTAAAACTTTTCGCAACTCCTCAACgtctattgaaaaatatatatacaagtatgaacaAAGTACAAGGGGTtgagcaataaataaaagtgcatACCGGTAATACTGAAATTGTCGGAAGCACAGCTTGGAGGAAAGTACGGTTCGAAGTCAATCCCCAGTTTTATGTCCTTTTGTTTTTGATTCCCTAAAGCAGTGTCCCTGGCAATAtcctaaataaaaatataaaatttaaatatgcaaatgcTTTGAGCGCTCCTTTGGCTTTATATAGAGTTGAAGGTATGCATATACCAACTCACCGGTTGAAAATTCCATTCAAGACGTTTAAAAATTTGTCTTATTCGGGATTTGCTCTCATCGATGAATGCCGTAAGTGTGTTATCGCTGGACACATGTGTGAATTCTTTATCTGGTTCATACATTTCTAAAAGAGTTAATAatggcaatttattttattttctacagtCTTCATtgactttgaaaaagtaaataaataaacaaacgtcACAAGAATATACTTCAGTGGTTTTCAAACATAACACATAACATAATTTTCACTCAGCATTGCCTCTGAAGCAAGTCTTATGTTTCGCGACTAAATATCTAAAATAACaagtttaattaatatttactttattacaTATTGATATTTCTGATTGTTTTCTGATCGTAATATTTTTGGtcattcaaatttttgtttttattgtagaTCTAATTTTATACTTCCGGCAGCATTTACAACaggatttattttcatttgacgtttcttcattgttttcatAACGAAAAAGTCAAAACGTAAGATAAGTTATTGgaaaatgttgtttatttacgaatgtaatttttgtggttttttagCAATATGTAAACAATAATTACTAACAATTTAAGTAATCCGATGCATCTAACATTTTCCCACAGTGTAAATATAAGGCGAAAAGATAATTTTGTATTGATGGTCATTTTGGACGTCAGACGGAACCATATAATTGCAGTGATACCAAAGGTATTATGAAGTGAACACAACTATGAATAACAGGAATAAGCGAGCTCGACTGGAGTTGTCTTTGGCACCGGCAACTATTGATGTTGGCACCATTAATAGCTGTTCTGTGAATGCAACTGATATAGCGTCCAGCATTGGTGGCACGTCAAAGTAAGTATCGTTAAACATAATTTACGTAATTCATTTcacatatacttgtagtatCTTTTTGGGTAATACTTCGAACGCAAGTGTCAATAGTACTAGTTCGGTTAATATGTTACCCACAAACGTATTTCTTACAATCTGTGATGAGAACTCAAATGAATCGCAGGAATATCTGGCCATTGGCAGTACTCTGACACCGATTAAACAAGAACATGCCGACACTTTATGCAGCAGTAGCACACAGGCCACACAAACCTTGCCATTGCAATATCGCCTTGTCAATCAAATACAACGTCAACCACACAATATCGATAATATTAACAACAGCAGCATCGTTAATAATGGTGCAACTACGACTTTTAATGCTGCGCTGCCAATGCATCTACCAAACGGTTGCGAAATTTATATAGTCAAGGAGTATGTAGACAATGTGCCCACCATTCTCACAGATGAAAGTGAGTTATTGCAAGGATCAAGTCCGCCAGCGACCGACACAACAGAAACAATTAAATTAGAGCCGGACTCTTGTGTAACATCCACAGCATGTGCTAGTACTGCTACTTCCACAACCACCATCAATGACGTGCAAATTCTGCGTAATACACCACAGCACCATATAAGCGCTAATAAGTCGGCCAATGTCACTGCCGATGGGCGGACAAATGCAAATAGAAATACCACAGCGGCAGCAAGCATTAGCGTTCCAGACACACAAGGCAATAGTACAAAGCGCAGTTGCATATTAGAGGCGTATAAAAAGGTAggcgtatataaatatatatatgtgtttctgtttttagttaaaatcttatCCTTTCTTTGccgctaataataataatatagcgTGATGATAAACGCCGTGCAACTCATAATGAAGTTGAACGACGGCGACGTGATAAAATAAACAACTGGATTTTTAAACTGAAAGAAATGCTGCCGACCGATGGcgttaacaataataacaataatcaaCAAATTGGCATGGTGGAACAATTGACAACAAAAACCAATGCTAACACTAATCCTagtaataacaacagcaacagcagcaatcgAACGCCGCCCAATGATTCCAAGTCACAAATACTAATCAAAGCTTGCGAGTATATCAAAACCATGCAGGACGAGATAAAGAGGTAAGCAGTATGTGACGTAATGTTGTAGAAAtagtttattaacttttatcTTTCTCAGTCTGCGTGAGTGCCTTAGCGAAAATGAAAACCTTCGTCTGAGTAATCAGCGTTTACAAAATGAATTAACGAAATTGCAGCGCGACCATGTAGCGAACGAAAGGGCCAATTTGCACACGCGCAATTTCAATAACAATTTCAATATAACCTTAAACAGTTTAAATAGCAATAATAGCAAtggtagtggtggtggtggcagcGCCAGCAGTAGCCCTGGTGGCACTGGCAACAGCATTTTCGCCGCCCTCAATATACCATCACACACAAGCAACGCGAATACGTTCACGAAACGCGAGTTAATCATACGAGATTATGTCGATTAGAATTTTAgtcatttgttatttttttttttttacttaaataactGTATCGAAGTGATGCTACAAATGTTCAACTGTCGGGCCAAAACTTCTGCAGTGCTAAACgagtttttatatacatttatgtatacaaatttattaattactttaCTGACACAACACTCACTACATATTTCTCCATACGAGTTTAAAGAATTTACTATTTCACTATTATTGTTAACAAAGTATGCCGTTTGTAataatataactaaaattatataaaaaaattacataagtaGGTACTATACTCTCTACAACTATCGACATGAAATGTGTAATTAAACTTAAAGCTCTAGTTACTATGTGCTTCtctaatacatattatatgcgCTTCCTCTAATTAGTGCAAAAAGCTGAGTTACTGACGCTTTCGTTTACTCTTACTCTATAACTCTCacagaaatataatatacatatatgctaaagTTAGGCATATAAAATCACTTGTTgcataaatttaagaaaaaattaaagtgttataagcaaaatatacatgcatatgtataaatgtatgttatGAATTATGcaaagcataaatatttttttaattttgttatataagTTGAATGTGCAATTTATGGAATTTAAAACGATTTATCAGggataatttttaagtttaatttttttaagattttaatatttaagttgACAAAACAGATgcttaactttttaaataaagttattaaatcGTATATCTGcgtttaaaagtaattaaactaaaactataaactgaacaatttcGTTGATTTAGTTTGTGTGTTTACGAAAACAAATATCATTTACacaatgttttttttcataatttacatGCAACTACTTAATTtgctaaatataatattagaatATCCACTGGAACGAAAATACTTAAAttaccaatattttttaaaaagaaaaaatatattcttaatattaaatatttacaaaaattttcaagttatcTAAAATCATGCTAtacatttcaaattcaaaataattgttacttaagttttcaaaacatatattttcgacGTAGTTTTACActacaatttgaaaaaatcatacattattttcaattaaaaaaaatggagaataCGTTTCGAATCAAAAAAAGCATACgtttcaattaaaacaaattaaacagacattttaattaattaaaaacctACGTTACAACTTTCTAAACACAGttgatacatattttttaaatttttttacagttataaAGTATCCTATAGAACAAATAATTAGTGTTCCACTGTTTAACACATGCATAAAACAAGTTAAAAACGAGAAGAtcagaaattaataaaacttgagagacatataaaaatattgactcCATTAGAAGTATATgcaattttcgtaaaaaatacgaaacgcatatttctttttgaaaactGGTTATTTTTTAGTAGATTCCAAAAACATTGTTATACAGTTATGTAACGACAACACTGTTAAAAAGTAGAAATTAATATATATCTAACCATTTTTATCTGACCGCCAAAgtcaaatatatattaatatacacatagtacatattaaatatgattaataaaataaattgtaataaatttaagtatgtTTAAAGTGAtaacttaaaacaaataatagtaGTAATAATGTTCACATTAAACAAGATTTGCTGTGACACGTTACACTCATTTTTGGTAAGCGTTGTTagcataaaatgtttaaaataaatcgtTGTTTTTATAAGCGTTTGTAGTGTAAAGCAAGCAATTTTTGCCTTTTACCTTatataacatttataaaaaCGTTGAgaattacatataaaaatatacacatacgtacagaCTAATATTAGCAAATATAAATGAGAAAGTGTTGGTGTAAGCAACCTACTAGAAGTTATTACTAGCAAAATTTTGGTTCTTATTTACAAGTAGttgaagtttttgagaaattaaaCACGTGTTATACAATGAGGATGCAGTTTGTTGGTAACTACATTTAACatgaataaacaaattataaacattatcaaaatattatacaagttaaatcaataaatatcaataaaatcaagaaaataatcAACTGTTAGTTAAATAATGTTTATAAAAGAGTAAACCTATAatattaaccatttttgaaatgcatacagatatacatacatacatacaaatgttatTGATcagagaaaatttaaattttttaattattcaaattattaaatgtttataaGTAGTATTTCCTACACTTGTAGTTATAAGCAAATTACAGCtaacaaacatttttgaaatttcgaaattgcaaccacataataataaaatttacctCAGAAAAAATAGAGAATTCGAAAACATTGCGTTTTATTATAATtgaattagtattttttttaattactgaGTATTATTGAACGTCTGACAAACTCAAACACAGCGCGAGGAAACGtttataaagttataaaaaatagtgtAAAAACCAATAGCGTTAGTGAACTTAAATCTCTTTCACATGTCACTTTAGTATGCTTAAGTAAATAACCAGTCAGCCGCTAGAGCGGCGAAGTACAAAATTCGGTTTCAACTTCAATTTAAATGCCTTCAAATGAGGTACAAGCGCTTGGTTAAAGTTGTCCCTCAACGCATTTTGTTAGTAGACTATCGGCCAAACCGAATTCTTTTCGCAATCTTCAAGCGTTGCATACTTGCAGAGCGTGTTAAAGGTGGTATGTTTGGGAAATCCCAATATTTCTCGCTCCTCATATATGCGATAGCTGAATGTGCTTTCAAATGTGCCGATGAAGTGTCGTGCGTGTGCACATATTATTTGGTCTACTATTGCGTGGCCACCATCCTTAATGAGTGCTTTTTGTGTCAATGATTCCGGTGTGAAGCGACGCACGCGTATACGCTGTAAGTACGCCTTCAAATTGGTCAACTCCATGGCGGTGGTGTCGGTGGCTATGTAGACAGTGGTTAAATTGAGTAAATACAGTTGTTCGCGTATTTGTGTGGCGGCCGACTTTAAAGTGGGCGTGCTTCTTTGCCGCCAATGCACAAAGTCACCACGTCGAAAGTGTACCGCCAAATAGTCGCCGCCCACTGCTTCACGGTATGCGCGTTCGGACTCCCACATCGGTGGTCTCTGCACAAGCTCATCCGCTTTATGTGAATTTAGCACACGTGCGCGATACTCTTCAGCTATTTTTTGTAGTGGTTCTGCGAAGCGCATTGATCGACGCGCGCGCCAAAACTCCTTATCGCCCCACTGATCATGCAGCACAATCTCTGCGTTGAGTATGGCGTACACTTTGACATCGTTTGCCGCCTGTCCTACGCTGTTTTTCAATTGTTGACGAAGCACACGTTCGAGTAAATTCACGCTCCCTTGATAGCGTACGCAGACAAAATCATTATCAAGCAGCATTGGCTGCTGTACCAGATAGCCTTGCAGGTGCTGTTCTTTTCGGCAATCGCTCTCGAATTCAAACTTCTCATGGAAAACGTCCTGTTCGAACATGTATTCAAAGTTCATTAGTTGGAACACTTGTTGCACCTGTACGTAAGGTGGCTCTTGTAACCCGAACTGGGCGATCTCTGTTAAAAATTCGGGAAAGTCTAGCACAGGTGCATAGCGTCGCATACTTTCGacatcaaaaaaatgttcccaagGTAGGCTATGTTGTTGCAAATGACTAGATTTCCAATGAGTTAGCCGTCGCCAAGGCGGCAGCACTAAACGCAAATTTTGGAAAGGTTTGCGACTAGCTAACTGGCGCACGAATACCGCTAAACGTATGTAGACATCACGACGCAAATTAAAACCTTCCGGCGGGTTTACGTCGTAAAGCAGATAAATGGTGTTTGGTAATTTAGCTATTGATTGTGGACATTTTTGACCGGTAGAAATAATGTCAGTCAAGTGGAATATATATTGATGTTTATCGCAGCTATTGGAAATGTAGTCTACTATATCGCTGCTCGCCGCCAAGGATAACAAAACCACACAGCTGGATACGAATAGAAAACGCCACATTTTGAGCGACCAACTACAACACACTTATTCATTAAATCACTAATTAGGTTTAGTTATCAGTGCGCAATTTACCAACAATCAGTCACCATTCAATAGACTGCCTAACAGCTGAGCCAAGGTCGAATATTAGAGTGGACAGAAGTAGCAATAATATTGGCTTTGTAGACACCTAATCACTAATTCTACATCCTTAaataactatatttatatacatcaTACTATTTATTAGCAATTTTAGTCTCACATACCTTTTTTCAACGTAAATATCTcgagtttttaataaaatttgaacttAACTTTATACCACAGCACTGAACACAAGCCCAAACTTCTTATCATCGGAATATTTCATCAGCTGATTTTGACAACCGCTCTTTACCATGAACAGAACAACAACGCGTGCTTGCAGTTCGCCTATCGGCTCTTTTTCCTTTACTATTCTAAGCTTTATGCAATTTGAATTAAACATTAATTAAGATGAGTGTACGATTGTTAAATGTGACCAGCAAATTGCAGCGATTGAGTAATATCAGTAAACGCTTCGGGTTCCATCCAATTTTGGCTAAGACAGGTTATGCAACAGGAACAAcccaaaaactgttcaaacaaCCAGTTTTTTGCAGAAATAATGCGCTATGCTATCAATGGGATAGTCTGCAAAGTTCAATTTACCGTGGTTATTCTACTACAGctcgaacaacaacaacgtcaaaaACGCCTATAGTCACAGTgttgctggaaaaaataatggCAGTACACCAAAACACAGGTCAACTTAACTTCGAGCTATGCGACAAAATCATCTCGCAGTTAGAAAAGAACCCAAATGTTTACAATCAACTTCTTGGTGATGAGCAGGCACATTTCCTACTTCGTGCTTCCGGTACCGAAATGCCAGCTCGTCCAAGTAGCACCCGTTTGGAGCTTTTTCAGCGATTGTGGTCTTATTTGTCACAACATGACCAGTTAAACGCATCTCATTATATAACTTGGCTGCATGTCCTGCAACACAATCGTATGCCATGCgctgatttcaaaaatttgctcgaagaattcaacaaattaaatgtaaataatgaATACGCACTGTCCGATATTTATGCAGAACTATTGGATACGGCTTGTGGAGCCGGGGATATACATCAAGCAACAGCGCTGCTTGCGGAAATGCGTACACATGACTTTCCGCTGACTGAGCGTCACTTCAATTCGCTGTTATGGGGCCACTCACGAAATCATGATCTGGCTGGTTGCCGCTCGGTGCTCGACAACATGAATGCTGCTGGTATCACGCCTAGCGCAGAAACTCACTCCTTAATGGTGTCTGCATACTTGGAAAATGACGCCACCGCAAAGGCATCGGAAGTGTTGAGTCAATTTCATGGACAATTCAACGCGGCACAAGTAGTGCGTATGCTAAGAAGTCTTCTACATATCCAAGCTCCGCAAAATGAGGAACTTATAAAGCAGCTGGTATATGAATTGCCCAAAGATTTCACGGCAGGCACAGAAGTACCGATGCCACTACGTCACTTATGTGTAGAACTTCTACATAACGGGTAATTTCCCTATTAGATACTTTAatgatatgaaaataatttttataaaaatttccagAAATCTAACGACAGTGGAAGGTATTATCTTCAATTTGCCTACACCGCGCTTCAACGAAAACCAAAGCATCGACACCTTTGGCGCCTTTCTATTGCAAGAACTCTTCCGCACTAAATACAGCGCAACAGAAATTATAGGGATAGCAAAAAAGCTCCAGGATAGCGACAAGAATACACGTGCACTGCACCTTGCCACTGAAATCGCTCTGCGACGCAACGCCGAATCAGCTATACCATTCTTGCAGTCACTTGCTCAGCAGGAACCTCTGCGCCCGCACTATTTTTGGCCATTACTATTGCAACGTCATGAACAATCGGGCGAAGCCGGTCTCCTAAGCGTATTAAAGCAAATGAACTCTCTAAATGTAACGTGCGATCGCGAGACCATCGCGTTGTATGTACTGCCCAATTTACCAATAACACTACAGCAACCGGAAAAAGCAATAAAGGCGCTTGATGAAGCAGGCGCCAAACCGTCCCTGGTGTTAATTGAAATAGTCATGTATCTATTGTTACGCCAGCGATTTGATGCAGCACATGATCTGCTTGAGCTGTACCCAACCAAAATAACAGTTGAGCAATTGGTGCCAACGCTAAGCAATGCAACTGTCAATGTGCGCGCCACCAAGCGCTATCAGCAATTTGCTAAACTGCTGGCTGTCTTGTCAAAAAAGAGCGAAAATCGCAAAGTTGACTGGATCGGGCAGTTGCTCTTAAGCATGGTACAAGGACAGTTACGTCTACGCAGCGATCTCAAAGCGCTACAACGCTTCGTTGATGAAATTGCCAAATTCGGACTGGCAATATCGCCCGCAGCCGCCAACACCATAATAACAACACTCGAGGAGCAAATGAATAAGGATGAGAGCCTGGCTAAGCTGAAAGAAGCGTTGCGAAAAATTACCGATCAAAATGTGACGCTGCTGCAAACCGCTAGCATTGCTGGCAGCAACGCGAGCTCGACTTTCGTAAAGCATCCACGTGACATGACGCTCGAGGAGTTAGAATGCCATCTAATCGAATTAGAAGCGAAAGGCATGAACACGCGTGGGCTGCTGCGCCGACTTTTGCAGCTTTGTGTGCGCGATGGACGTTTGGAACGCGCACTAGAGGTCAAAGCCAAGTGTGATCAACTACAAGTGCAGGTCAGCGCTGGTATGTTGGCTAGCACGCTGGATCTATACATCAAAATCAATGATCTACCCAATGCCGAAAAGTGTTTACAGAGACTGCAGGAAGAGTTCCCAAGTAAGTAAAAAGACGCAGCACATTCTTCTTcagattttaacaaattttgtttttaccacCCCACAGGCTTTTCGCTGGACGAACACAAGTTTATCGACTTTGCAGCGCTGCTTGTATACCACAATCAGCTGGAGAGAGCGAAGCAATTGCTGGAAACGCGCGCAACCACACAACGCGTCAATGGCGGTGACTATGTTGTTAAAAatgtttggaattttcttaCAAACGTCGCGCAATTAGCAGCACAAATGCCTTCGCTTGAACCGGAGCGCAACTTGACACGCGAACACTTCCACTTTTTGCAGAAATTGAGATACTGCAACGCGCACAACACGGTCTTGGGCCCGATTGTGCGCGAGCGTTTGTTGCGCGGCGACATTAAGAGCGCCGTGGGCGATTTCAAAAAACTCGCCGAGCTCTACAAACACACGCCGCTGCAGTTCGAATTGCTCTCGCTGCTGGTGCGACTGAGTAACGGTCACGAACCAGAAGTGACGCAATATGGCGGTGTTTCCGGCGAAGTGGCACAACAGGCATTGAGCGAAGTGACCAGCGCCATCTCTAAAGTACATGGCACCTTGAACATGAATAGTGGTCTGCTGCTGGCCTTTGCCGAGTCCGGCACGGATAATCAGTTGCGGCGACTGCTCATCAATCCAGAGTTCCGCATCAACGAAGCTTTACTATTGAAGAACTGCGAGTACTTGGGCGAGGAGGGCGCTGTGAGCACGCTACTGCGTCTAGCGCGTGGCGCACGTGGCTTTGGACGAGTTATTGacgaacaaaatatttacaacatgCTGCTAACACACTTCGCGAAGGCGAATAATTATCAAGCAGCTTTAGATCTGTATGAGCGCCTTGAAGCGGACGAcgaactgaaaatatcacaagACTTCCTGCGCAATCTAGTGCAATTGCTGCGTGTCAACAACGTAGAAATACCCAGCAGAGTGGCGTTGCGTGCGCAGATCATTTAATAATACGTGGTCGGGCCAGTTCTTGTATTTAGATTAAGTCTTATGTATACTTATTTATAAGCTACGAGTACGAAATGCAGACGCTTTCGTTTGACTTTGTTTTAAGGcatttataaatagttaatAAAACTAGCAAACACTTAATTGTTATTTGtattacttaaattatttttattcactaGCAATTAAATGCTAAAATATACAACagcgcaaatacatacatatttccttgTTATAGTAAACTAGCATGGACATTCGACTGGATGGTCGTGTCTCATCATATTTGCCAGCAATTTTGATTTCCATATGCGTAAgagttattttaattatattgtacatttacaattaaaattttttatttgagcgaAAATTAAACGGAGCAAAAAATTGCGTGAAACAGCAAAACGAATGAAAGAAAAGGTTTAAGGAAATCAAGAGTTGTAGTACAGTCGTAGGTTGAATTGTTTGCAGAGTTGTAAAaaatgcattgtttttgtttatccaccaaatacataaatccaataaataacaatatttcatAACTTTACACTTTAGTggtacacttatgtatatagcaCTATACTTATCgtattaatatacttatataattctcagcacattttatttaatttatggataattgtttttgtttcgctaTATTATATCTCGTGCTTTACTTTGCtcattttcaaatatgtacGCATGTATTTAATAATATCACTCAATGCATCCACAATCTGACTCCCAGCGCCCTATAAGCGccaatttaatttatacatatttagctaAATAGTTATATGTGGAAAATTTATTGGttaaacatacgtacatatgcatcTAAGTATGTATTAATTTACGAACATAATAAATTGATTATGATTTATAGTGagattaataatttaaagaatgGAATATCGCTGTTCGGGCCACAAGACATAACAACTTAAGTCCATTTTGACTAGTGCTGAAGAGCAGACATTAACTGTTAATTTTTCGGTCTAAAAGT contains:
- the LOC126760127 gene encoding NADH dehydrogenase [ubiquinone] iron-sulfur protein 4, mitochondrial, translating into MSFVRQILAKTPQGVNWAKTVSHGSRCMSSVGSRDAPPIDVSQVIAQPEELERKRKLSGAITVPTKVDLSPISGVPEEHVKTRRVCIHLPPKNAMQSGTDNLNHWVIEFDNRERWENPLMGWTSTGDPLSNMEVTFGSKEEAIEHCERNGWRWFIDAEEKPKVERVKNYGLNFHWNRRTRTSTK
- the LOC126760121 gene encoding arginine/serine-rich coiled-coil protein 2; this translates as MYEPDKEFTHVSSDNTLTAFIDESKSRIRQIFKRLEWNFQPDIARDTALGNQKQKDIKLGIDFEPYFPPSCASDNFSITDVEELRKVLGVPDRDVPKRFSDLQVNFSRTEKLSLYEHIIANTKKYTEPEITVQSLGEGSLTFAEIVAQKKRETKKRRRYRRSKPTHIEEVRAVVDLQMQSLQQYLKDKESEKRMNQLIINEKYKPRSDRDGKPVRDSGGRIHTPVIIRNKHRSRSRSKSYERQSHKKIRYRSRSRSDHHRSKKSRRDLSSSKSRKHQNRSRSPSGRKIHKRHSRSRSPLHRSNTNRNKLHYRQRE
- the LOC126760113 gene encoding homeobox protein 6 isoform X1; this encodes MNNRNKRARLELSLAPATIDVGTINSCSVNATDIASSIGGTSNIFLGNTSNASVNSTSSVNMLPTNVFLTICDENSNESQEYLAIGSTLTPIKQEHADTLCSSSTQATQTLPLQYRLVNQIQRQPHNIDNINNSSIVNNGATTTFNAALPMHLPNGCEIYIVKEYVDNVPTILTDESELLQGSSPPATDTTETIKLEPDSCVTSTACASTATSTTTINDVQILRNTPQHHISANKSANVTADGRTNANRNTTAAASISVPDTQGNSTKRSCILEAYKKRDDKRRATHNEVERRRRDKINNWIFKLKEMLPTDGVNNNNNNQQIGMVEQLTTKTNANTNPSNNNSNSSNRTPPNDSKSQILIKACEYIKTMQDEIKSLRECLSENENLRLSNQRLQNELTKLQRDHVANERANLHTRNFNNNFNITLNSLNSNNSNGSGGGGSASSSPGGTGNSIFAALNIPSHTSNANTFTKRELIIRDYVD
- the LOC126760113 gene encoding homeobox protein 6 isoform X2 encodes the protein MNNRNKRARLELSLAPATIDVGTINSCSVNATDIASSIGGTSNVNSTSSVNMLPTNVFLTICDENSNESQEYLAIGSTLTPIKQEHADTLCSSSTQATQTLPLQYRLVNQIQRQPHNIDNINNSSIVNNGATTTFNAALPMHLPNGCEIYIVKEYVDNVPTILTDESELLQGSSPPATDTTETIKLEPDSCVTSTACASTATSTTTINDVQILRNTPQHHISANKSANVTADGRTNANRNTTAAASISVPDTQGNSTKRSCILEAYKKRDDKRRATHNEVERRRRDKINNWIFKLKEMLPTDGVNNNNNNQQIGMVEQLTTKTNANTNPSNNNSNSSNRTPPNDSKSQILIKACEYIKTMQDEIKSLRECLSENENLRLSNQRLQNELTKLQRDHVANERANLHTRNFNNNFNITLNSLNSNNSNGSGGGGSASSSPGGTGNSIFAALNIPSHTSNANTFTKRELIIRDYVD
- the LOC126760115 gene encoding GDP-fucose protein O-fucosyltransferase 2, whose protein sequence is MWRFLFVSSCVVLLSLAASSDIVDYISNSCDKHQYIFHLTDIISTGQKCPQSIAKLPNTIYLLYDVNPPEGFNLRRDVYIRLAVFVRQLASRKPFQNLRLVLPPWRRLTHWKSSHLQQHSLPWEHFFDVESMRRYAPVLDFPEFLTEIAQFGLQEPPYVQVQQVFQLMNFEYMFEQDVFHEKFEFESDCRKEQHLQGYLVQQPMLLDNDFVCVRYQGSVNLLERVLRQQLKNSVGQAANDVKVYAILNAEIVLHDQWGDKEFWRARRSMRFAEPLQKIAEEYRARVLNSHKADELVQRPPMWESERAYREAVGGDYLAVHFRRGDFVHWRQRSTPTLKSAATQIREQLYLLNLTTVYIATDTTAMELTNLKAYLQRIRVRRFTPESLTQKALIKDGGHAIVDQIICAHARHFIGTFESTFSYRIYEEREILGFPKHTTFNTLCKYATLEDCEKNSVWPIVY